One window from the genome of Malus domestica chromosome 01, GDT2T_hap1 encodes:
- the LOC103441088 gene encoding TMV resistance protein N-like encodes MLVLKLHRDDANLIEDIVEDIFSKLIHISSSKVDGLVGMDYHMDEMKLLLRPGANDVFAVGIWGLGAIALLGKQHSFGGGSRIIITTRDMQLISGADAVYKPKKLSEPEALELFSQYAFKTHQPTRDYDRLSRLAIQHAHGVPLALKVLGALLDNRSVWEWEDVLKKTKKTQLMGIQDVRRKSFDGLDNSEKDIFLDIACFFKGMEKDCN; translated from the exons ATGCTGGTTCTAAAACTTCACAGGGATGATGCCAATCTTATTGAAGATATTGTAGAGGATATCTTTAGCAAATTGATCCACATCTCATCAAGCAAAGTCGATGGCTTGGTTGGAATGGATTACCACATGGATGAAATGAAGTTACTATTACGTCCTGGGGCGAACGATGTTTTTGCTGTTGGAATATGGGGTTTGGGAGCTATAG CGTTACTTGGAAAACAACATTCATTTGGTGGTGGAAGTAGAATCATTATAACAACAAGAGATATGCAATTAATAAGTGGAGCCGATGCTGTATATAAGCCCAAGAAATTAAGTGAGCCTGAAGCTCTTGAACTCTTCAGTCAGTATGCCTTCAAAACCCACCAACCCACAAGAGATTATGATCGTCTCTCGAGGCTTGCCATTCAACATGCTCATGGTGTGCCTTTAGCGCTTAAAGTCTTGGGAGCTTTGCTTGATAACAGAAGTGTATGGGAGTGGGAAGATGTgttgaagaaaacaaagaaaacccaGCTCATGGGAATTCAGGATGTTCGTAGAAAGAGCTTTGATGGGTTAGACAACTCAGAGAAGGACATATTTCTAGATATTGCATGTTTCTTTAAAGGGATGGAGAAAGACTGTAACTAA